Proteins encoded within one genomic window of Anastrepha ludens isolate Willacy chromosome 4, idAnaLude1.1, whole genome shotgun sequence:
- the LOC128860191 gene encoding gamma-aminobutyric acid receptor alpha-like gives MHTAASTASTPAAPPAPSATSASGRHNTIGLLSSFMRRLLKLLISCILMPAMQHHIHINWSPMSTAPTAGIIVHASAISVSVSLSASNSTSDIAATSAPTAELKVGVAAAAAAAVLSGLGSRAPAPWSMAASHMRLTQRNNHANISELLDNLLRGYDNSIRPGFGGPPATVEVDIMVRSMGPISEVDMTYSMDCYFRQSWVDKRLAFKGAQDTLALSVSMLARIWKPDTYFYNGKQSYLHTITTPNKFVRIYQNGRVLYSSRLTIKAGCPMNLEDFPMDIQKCPLKFGSFGYTTADVVYRWNRERPAVAIAEDMKLSQFDLVDCPAGNLTDVIYKAAAPHDGSHTSSGSSSRSSGNNKNGNRNSNNYYNKNAANNFNHNRYNQKYGSKSMSTFAGPGAKNQHARGTGLQLDKGAFGGGSDGGGLGVGVGRGGLGGGGSSLDAPGSVRFESSRASEYSMLMVNFHLQRHMGNFLIQVYGPCCLLVVLSWVSFWLNREATADRVSLGITTVLTMTFLGLEARTDLPKVPYLTALDFFVFLSFAFIFATILQFAVVHYFTKYGSGECYFIIEEMDSDTESEADARTLKSEFNVSTESKLYEVIPLSMCSIPIHSAGGKGSTSSSGIGVGAGARARRNSGARRRMLGGGRSEGAVGAVGGGGRYNFNCFAWPCFRRRKRGRVGFDMSDEDDEEAHLRAGEEPTPHRASGKRRMSFYRREELEARRKGKRVPQYNSVSKIDRASRIVFPMLFLLINVFYWYGYLSRSSRILANTPTTT, from the exons ATGCATACTGCTGCCAGTACCGCCTCAACGCCCGCAGCCCCGCCAGCTCCATCAGCTACCTCTGCTAGTGGCCGTCACAACACAATTGGCCTTTTAAGCAGCTTCATGCGTCGCTTATTAAAACTTTTGATTAGCTGCATTCTCATGCCGGCCATGCAACATCACATCCACATTAATTGGTCTCCAATGTCAACAGCTCCAACGGCCGGCATCATCGTGCATGCATCCGCCATCTCCGTTTCGGTCTCGCTGTCCGCCTCGAACTCAACTAGCGACATCGCTGCGACATCTGCGCCCACCGCTGAGCTGAAAGTTGGTGttgcggctgctgctgctgctgctgttttgTCCGGCTTGGGTTCACGCGCACCCGCCCCCTGGTCTATGGCCGCCTCTCACATGCGCCTAACGCAGCGCAACAATCATGCGAACATTTCTGAATTGCTGGACAATTTATTGCGTGGCTACGATAATAGTATACGACCGGGTTTCGGAG GTCCACCAGCCACAGTTGAAGTAGACATAATGGTTCGCAGTATGGGGCCCATCTCTGAGGTGGATATG ACCTATTCCATGGATTGCTATTTCCGTCAGTCATGGGTGGATAAACGTTTAGCATTCAAAGGCGCACAAGACACATTGGCTTTGAGTGTTTCGATGTTGGCGCGCATTTGGAAACCAGATACATATTTCTATAACGGTAAACAAAGTTATCTACACACCATAACAACACCAAATAAATTTGTACGAATCTATCAAAATGGCAGGGTGTTGTATTCGAGCAG ATTAACAATCAAAGCTGGCTGCCCAATGAATTTAGAAGACTTCCCAATGGATATACAAAAGTGTCCCCTAAAGTTTGGCTCGT TTGGCTACACGACAGCGGATGTTGTTTATCGTTGGAATCGCGAGAGACCAGCTGTTGCCATTGCGGAGGATATGAAATTGTCACAATTCGATTTGGTTGATTGCCCGGCGGGCAACCTCACCGATGTGATCTACAAAGCAGCCGCACCGCACGATGGCTCACACaccagcagcggcagcagcagcagaagcaGCGGCAACAACAAGAATGGCAATAGAAATAGCAATaattactacaacaaaaacgcgGCCAACAATTTCAATCACAATCGTTACAATCAGAAATATGGCAGCAAATCGATGAGTACGTTTGCGGGGCCGGGTGCAAAGAATCAACATGCACGGGGCACTGGGCTGCAATTAGACAAAGGTGCCTTTGGAGGTGGGAGTGATGGCGGTGGGCTGGGTGTTGGTGTGGGTCGCGGTGGTTTGGGGGGTGGTGGTAGTAGTTTGGATGCACCGGGTTCAGTGCGTTTCGAGTCAAGTCGGGCGT CTGAGTACTCAATGCTAATGGTGAACTTCCATCTACAACGTCACATGGGCAATTTTCTCATTCAAGTCTACGGCCCTTGCTGTCTATTGGTGGTGCTCTCATGGGTATCATTTTGGCTAAATCGTGAGGCTACCGCTGATCGTGTTTCGCTCGGCATTACCACCGTACTAACGATGACATTTCTCGGTTTGGAAGCACGCACCGATCTGCCGAAGGTGCCCTATTTGACTGcgcttgatttttttgtttttctatcatTCGCCTTTATTTTCGCCACCATTCTACAATTCGCTGTCGTGCATTATTTCACGAAATATGGTTCCGGTGAATGCTACTTTATTATCGAGGAAATGGATTCGGATACCGAATCCGAGGCCGATGCGCGCACACTAAAGAGCGAATTTAATGTGAGTACCGAGTCGAAATTGTACGAGGTTATACCGCTTTCCATGTGTTCGATACCCATACATAGCGCCGGCGGCAAAGGTTCGACGAGCAGCAGCGGTATCGGTGTGGGCGCTGGCGCACGCGCCCGCCGCAATTCGGGCGCTAGACGGCGTATGCTGGGCGGTGGCCGGAGTGAAGGCGCTGTTGGCGCTGTTGGCGGCGGTGGCCGTTACAATTTTAATTGCTTCGCATGGCCGTGTTTCCGGCGTCGCAAGCGAGGTCGCGTGGGCTTCGATATGTCCGATGAGGATGACGAGGAGGCGCATTTGCGTGCGGGCGAAG AGCCCACACCGCATCGTGCCTCCGGCAAACGGCGTATGTCCTTCTATCGGCGCGAAGAATTGGAGGCGCGTCGCAAAGGCAAGCGGGTACCGCAATACAATTCCGTTTCGAAAATCGATCGCGCATCACGCATAGTCTTTCCGATGCTCTTTCTACTCATCAATGTTTTCTATTGGTATGGCTACTTGTCGCGCAGCTCACGAATATTAGCGAATACGCCAACGACCACCTGA